In Streptococcus sp. SN-1, a single genomic region encodes these proteins:
- a CDS encoding ParB/RepB/Spo0J family partition protein: MEKFEMISITDIQKNPYQPRKEFDGEKLDELAQSIKENGVIQPIIVRQSPVIGYEILAGERRYRASLLAGLRSIPAVIKKLSDQEMMVQSIIENLQRENLNPIEEARAYESLVEKGFTHAEIADKMGKSRPYISNSIRLLSLPEQILSEVENGKLSQAHARSLVGLNKEQQDYFFQRIIEEDISVRKLEALLTEKKQKKLQKNDHFIQNEEEQLKKLLGLDVEIKLSKKDSGKIIISFSNQEEYSRIINSLK, translated from the coding sequence ATGGAAAAATTTGAAATGATTTCTATCACGGATATACAAAAAAATCCCTATCAACCTCGAAAAGAATTTGATGGAGAAAAACTAGATGAACTAGCACAGTCTATCAAAGAAAATGGGGTCATTCAACCGATTATTGTTCGTCAATCTCCTGTTATTGGTTATGAAATCCTTGCAGGAGAAAGACGCTATCGGGCTTCACTTTTAGCTGGTCTAAGGTCTATCCCAGCTGTTATTAAAAAGCTTTCAGACCAAGAGATGATGGTCCAATCCATTATTGAAAATTTGCAGAGAGAAAATTTAAACCCAATAGAAGAAGCACGCGCCTATGAATCTCTCGTAGAGAAAGGATTTACCCATGCTGAAATTGCAGATAAAATGGGCAAGTCTCGTCCATACATCAGCAACTCTATTCGCTTGCTGTCCTTGCCAGAACAGATCCTTTCAGAAGTAGAAAATGGCAAACTATCACAAGCTCATGCGCGTTCTCTAGTTGGGTTGAATAAGGAACAACAAGACTATTTCTTTCAACGAATTATAGAAGAAGACATTTCTGTAAGGAAGTTAGAAGCTCTTCTGACAGAGAAAAAACAAAAGAAACTGCAAAAAAATGATCATTTCATACAAAATGAAGAAGAACAGTTAAAAAAACTACTCGGATTAGATGTAGAGATTAAACTGTCTAAAAAAGATAGTGGAAAAATCATTATTTCTTTTTCAAATCAAGAAGAATACAGTAGAATTATCAACAGCCTGAAATAA